The following nucleotide sequence is from Bacteroidota bacterium.
GTGGCTCGCAACAACAAAATAGATGAGAGGGTTCGTCATCCAGGCAGGTCTCTGTTCCGTTTCCTAAGCTATTATTCAGTATGAAGACTGATATTGTACGGATCGCCATTCGGCCCCCGGAATATCTGCCGCGTTTGCACTTTATAGCGCTAATGCAATCGGTGGATGTTTTGGTACTGGCTGATACGTTTCAATATAGCCGGCAGTCTTTCCAAAACCGGACCCGTGTGCGTACACCCCAGGGGACACACTGGATTTCCATTCCGCTTCTGGGTCGACAACATGGCCGTCCTTGTATTCAGACGGTAATTGACAGCAGCATTCACTGGCGATCAAAACATTTACGCTCAATTAGTTTCAACTACAGCCAAACTCCTTATTTCGGATTTATCGCCGATGGCCTGCAAACGCTGTATCAGTCGGAGCAGGCGTACCTGGCAGACGTTACGTGCCAATCAGTTGAGATGATGCAGCAAATGTACCAGGTAGGCTGTACGGTGGTTCGTGCCTCTGCTTTGGCGGGTTGCCCTGCTTCGCTTCAGGGAATACTTGAGCTGATGCCGGCTAAAACACTGGTTGTGCCGGCTGATGACCTGCATCAGGCGGAAGCTGCACCCATTCCAGTTGAGGTGCTTCATCTTGACGAAACGGCTTATCGTCAGCAATTTGAAGGTTTTTACCCGGGCACTTCAGCGCTAGACTTGCTATGCAACTATGGCCCGGAAGCACCGGGCATGGTGCGTGATAGCCTGAAAATTGTCCAGTAAGGGGGATATTGCCAGATCGCTTTATTCTGGCAATATGTTGTTCATGCGTTGAATAATTTCTGTCAGCCGTGCGCGATCGCCTCCCCTTATTTCGGCTGTAGCCCAGCCGGTGTAGCCAATGTCTGCCAGGGCTTTGCGCACGGCGGGCCAGTCGCAGTCACCTTCACCGAGCGGTGCGGCAAATCCTTTCCAAAGCCCTTCGTCATCGCGTTTTTGCCGGCTGAACTCTTTAATGTCCAGCTTGAGAATTCGGGAGCCCAACGTGCGGATCCATTGCTCGGGCCAGCCATAGTTCACGATGTTGCCCACATCGAAATAGGCACCAATCCATGGGCTTTCAAATTCGTCGATATACCGGGCAAATTCGAGCGGGCTCAGCAGAAAGTGATTCCACACGTTTTCAAGTGCAATTTTGACACCCACCTCCCGGGCAAGCGGCAGTACTTTTCTAATCTCATGCTGTGACCGTGTATACGCGTCAGCATAAGACACTTCTTTGTTTACCACAGCCGGCACCAGCAAGACCGTTGATGCGCCATAGGCTTTTGCCTGGCGCAGAGCGTGCTCCAGGCCGGCCCGGCCTTCGTCGCGTACAGCCGGGTCAGGGTGGGAAAGGGTTTGCTTCCAGTGTACAGAATCAACCACGCCATGAATAGGCAGGCCTGATGCCTTTCGTGCATCGATCACTTCCTGTTCATCCAGGTTGCTGGGGCTATCCAGTTCCACACCGTCAAATCCAAGCGAACGGAGGAGGTTGAACTTCTCCAGTACCGTCATTTCTTCCTGGATCATACCAAATTTGACAGCCTTTTTGAAGACATGCCGGCCCTGTGCCGCTACAGGCTGCGCCGCTTTCGACCAGATCCAGGGGGTAGCGATGAGTGCACCACCGGTGCGTTTGAGGAAGGTTCTGCGTTGCATGAAAATGGGGAGGATGGGGCAAAGTAAGAACTTAGAGGGATGCGTAGTTACGGTCCATTTGGGTCACACCCGGCACTGCAACGCTGTGAGATTGCATGGATGAAAACGCAAAGTCGTCCGGCACGAGGTTCTGGGTGGAACCCATAATCTGATCCCAGGTGATTTCCTGTCCGGTATAACAGGCTTCACGGCCCATGACGGCAGTGAGGGTGCTATAAGCAATTTGGCGAGCTTCGTTGAGTGGTTTGTTCTCGCGGATGCTGTTGATGAGGTCCGTGTGCTCCTGGATGTAGCCGTTGTTGCCTTTTTCCGGAAACTCAAACTCAACTTTGCCTTTGTGTGTTGTAATGATGGAGTGGTCCGGGTTCAAGTCAGCGATACCTTTTGTGCCGATAATGCGATTGGAAACGCGTGAATAGCAGTTTTCCATTTGACGGCACATGGCCGTGACCCTGACGCCATTTTCGTAGACATACTCGATACTGAAGTTGTCGTAGATATGCCCGTAGTTGGGGTCAACCCGTTGCGTGCGTCCGCCTGATCCGATACAGCTTACCGGTGGGCCCTGCATTACCCAGTTGATTACATCGAGGTTGTGCACAAACTGCTCAACAATCTGGTCGCCTGATAACCATGTGAAGTAATACCAGTTGCGGCACTGCCATTCCATATCGGACATACCCGGTTTGCGGGGGCGAAGCCAGATGGGGCCCGTCAGATAGTATTCGCTTGCAGACACAATGTCGCCGATTCTGCCGGCGTGAATCCGTTTGACACCTTCGACAAAGCTGTCTTGCCTGCGGTACAGCGTACCGGCAACGACAGCCAGGCCTTTCTCGGCCGCAAGGTCACCGGTTTCGATAATGGAACGCGCGCCGGTAGGGTCAACGCTGGCCGGCTTTTCCATAAACACATGTTTGCCGGCCTCAACGGCATATTTGAAGTGCTGGGGGCGGAAGCCCGGTGGCGTGGCCAGAATTACCAGGTCGACATCGCTGTCAATTAACTCTTTGTAGGCATCAAAACCGCTGTAACATCGGTTGTCGGTAACTTTGTATTTGTCACCGATCGCCTCCTTCAGCGGCTCACGCCGGGCTTCGAGGCGGTCTCGAAACAGGTCGGCCATGGCCACAATTTCAACGCCGTCTGCAGAAACGGCGCAATCGCGTGCCGCACCCGTACCACGCCCACCACTACCAACAAGGCCAACCTTGATGGTGTCAGAGCCGGCGCCGTAAGCAAAGTTCTCTGATTGGATCAATGGTGACATCGACAGGCCGGTTGCTGTGGCTGTAGTTTTTAGAAAATCACGGCGAGAGACGGGTTGGCTGATCTTGCTGTTTCGCACGTTTGTTGTCGGGAGTAGTTAGTGAAACTGTGAGGCTGCATTAATATATAGTATTGGGGGGATAAATGGTGGATGAGAGAGGAGTTTGGAGAGAGGAGTTTGGGAGTGAAGAGTTTGGAGAGAGGAGTTTGGGAGTGAAGAGTTTGGGGTGTCGAGATGATCTGTGTTTTTTGTGTTTTCGTATTGCCGTGTTTCTGTTTTGCGTTATTGCTCGAAAATCGGTGTTAAACGCAACCCTTCCCTTCCTTGTCATGCCCAACTTGATTGGGTATCCACCGGGATAGCATTGGTCTTCATTTCGTATCCAATAACGAATGCCATGCCTGTGGATCTACAGTCAGTGCCTGTCCTGAACTTGATTAAGGGATGCTGACGGTGGGTTCTGCGGAATTGTCACAAAAAACAAAAGCCCCTTCCTGTTAGGGAAGAGGCTGTTGGAATTCTGAACCAGATGGGTCAGCTGGGCGCCAGAAATAAACTTAGTTCTGTGTTGTAAACTGGCGGTATTTGTGCCAGATACGCATGGCTTCAATGTCAGGGCCAAATGGTGCGCCATGCTTGCTGTATACGCGATTCATGGTGGTGTGCAAACGCTGAAGGGCGGTGTCCAAAGCTTTAACCTGAAGTTTGAGCTTACCGTTTGCTTCACGTAACGTTCGTAACGCGGTCTCCAATCTCTCGATATTTACGTTAGCGTTTGATTTCATTGGACTATAGATTCCGATTTTGTTTGAGTGTGCCTAAGAATACGGCAGCCGCCTGGGATATCCTATACTCCACAGGCGCATAGGTTCTCAACTTGAGGCGCAATTGAAGCAATTTTGTGTCGACTTTGTGGCAATTTGTTGACATTTGTCTATCCCAGTTTATCGAGCAGGCCCAGCAGTGTGCCTATATCATCCGTTGTGTTGTAAAGGTGGGGCGCTATACGCAAATTGCCTCTTCTGAACGCTAAATGGATGTTTTTGGCCTTCAATCCATCATAAATATTCTGGTTGCGAGACGGGTCTTTATGGGTAATCAGGGTCAGGGTAGACCTTGCCGAGCCGGCATCGGGGCTAAGCAAATTGTATTTGTCACAATTTAAATTGTCGATAAGATGTTGCACAAGTGTCTGGTTATGCCGGGCAATGGTTTCCACCCCAACGTCTAGCAAATAGCCCAAAGACGACGACCAGGGGACGTAGTTGAAAAAGTTGGCTGTACCAAATGTATCGTATCGCTTGCTCGTTGGGGGGCTATCTGGTAACCGGATAACTTGTTTTGCCTTGCCTAGGTCTTCCGATGTTTGCAGCGACAGCCAGTAGGCTTGGTTGTATTCCATGGTTGCAAGAACCGACGCGCGTATCCAGCAGAATCCTGTACCATAAGGTCCGCATAGCCATTTGAACCCCACGTTGGTGATGGCATCTACCGGGGTCGTATCAACGTGTAGCAGGCGTGTACCCACAGCTTGTGTTGTGTTTGCGATAAACAGCACGCCGTGTTGCCGGCACAATTCACCCATGGCATTGAGGTCAATCGCGCGGCCTGAAAAAGAATGCACCCAGGTGGCACAGAAAAGACGGGTTTTTGGGGAAATGGCTGCTGCAAGCTCTTCTGGGGTGAGTACCTGGTTGCGCGGCTCAATAAAACGTATGTGAATGCCTTTTTTCTGGAGGCCCAGCCAGGGCATAATAACAGACGGGAAGTCGCCGGCGGTAAGCAGGATTTCATCGCCGGCTTTGAGGGGCAAGCCATTTGCCAGCAGATGTAAGCCGTAGGAAGCGCTGTTGGCCAAAATTACTTCTTCTTCCTTTGCACGAATAAGCTGGCTCAGTTGACGTTTGAGTTGGGCCGGTACGCCGGAAAACCGCTCAACCGTCAATTCAAACGGTTGTCGTTTCCAGCGAATTGCCTCTTCTGCGGCTGCAGCAGCTACGCGGGGGATGGGCCCCTGGTGCGCGCAGTTCAGCCACGTGTGTCCGTCAAACGGACCAAAATCTGTTGTGTAAGATGACATGCGACTAGTATCGAATTAAGGAAGGATCTACGTTTTTTCGGGAATTCGTATTTCCGGATACAGGCGGGGCAAAAGCCGGCTGTTTGAATAATAGTGCTTCTCGGATAGCCGTCAACTGCTTAGTTCGGCTACCTGCCCTTCTTCAAGCAGTATATCCCTATAAACAATACTGTCGCCAATCTCGAGTTGACGAAGTTCAAGCCGGCCGGCAATGACTTCGAGTGTATACTTGCCAGATTTTTGGATAGTCAGCAGGCCTGAAGCGGTAGGGGTGAAAAAGGGTAGTCGCGCGCCATTCCCGACACGCGGAGTAAAGCGCAATTTTTGATTAAACCCATCGTAATACTGTCCTGACAGGGCAACTACGACAAACCAGATGGCGAGGTGGCTGGCATGGTTCGGGGTGCTGTATGGTTGGCCTGCCGGAATAGAGAGGCGCTCATAAAATCCAAATCCATCAGCGAGTGCTGCCTGCTGGTGGTTCAGCAACTGCTCCAGCGGTGCAAGGGCATCGGATGTACGCCGGCCACTTTGAATGGAGGCTGCTGCCCAATTCATCACCATGGCTGGCGCGATTGTTTGCTGGGTGGCGTCTGATTGTTTAATCGAAATAGGGGGCGCATTCGTATCCGCCATGCGCTTGAGCAATGCCGAGCGCTGTTCGGGATCAAGCGCAGGGGATAGGCCAAGGAGATCTGCCCACAGCAATCCAATGAGCAAGTTTGGGTCGGAGGCAGTGGCCGGCGAAGTTCTTGCCGTAGAAATTTTGTAACCAGACGGGCTGCCAAGTAAGGATTCCAGCCCGCTGATGCCCGTTTTTAGGACAGCAGCCAACTGGGTCACTTCTGTTTCTCGGTCGAGCATACGTGCCATACGAGAGAGACCATGCAGGCCGGCTAGATGCAGTAGCGCATCGTGTAGCAATACCCCTTCCTCGTCAAATTGCCAGTCATTTAATGCCGGCAGGTTTGACGGCAAGCCTTCTGGTGTGGTAATCGACAGCTGCCAGTTCATGGCTTTTAGCAGGTGGGGCCACATCTCTTTAAGGAAGGCCATGTCTCCCGTGAAATCCACGTATGCAGAAGCCAGAATGAAAAAGGCTGCATTTGAGGTGCTTTTTGTTGGCGCAGGAGAAGCATCCATCGGCAGCCTGCTGCCTTCGCCGAGTGTGTCGTTGATGCGTCCGGATGCATCCTGGGTGAAAGCGTAAGCACGCAGCACACTTTTGAGCATCGTGTGGTCGAGGAGCAGGAGAGGGAGCGCGCGGTACAGCATGGTGTCGAGCGAAGAAAGGCCGGCATCCGCGAAGGCATCCCACATGCGCCAACGGCCATCAACAGCACAGAAAGATGTTTTGTAGAGTTGTCCGATGCTGTCGCGCAATCCGACTTGCACGGCGGGGGGGAGCGTGGTGCGTGTAAACAGATCATTCCAGGCCTGCATCGCACGCCAGGCGACGGGCAGACGGTTTACAATCGTATCACTGACGCTGCTCGCTGTAGAGAACCGGCGTGCATATGCATTCCCGACGTTCGGCACGCCTACAAAGCGGTTAGGAAATCGCCAGGAGAGGATGAGGGTTACAGCCCGCGAAGCGCCCGGGGCTATCGTCAGATTGGATGCCACGGCGCCATGCTCAAACAAGCCCATCGACGTTGTGCCTTCAA
It contains:
- a CDS encoding Gfo/Idh/MocA family oxidoreductase, which gives rise to MRNSKISQPVSRRDFLKTTATATGLSMSPLIQSENFAYGAGSDTIKVGLVGSGGRGTGAARDCAVSADGVEIVAMADLFRDRLEARREPLKEAIGDKYKVTDNRCYSGFDAYKELIDSDVDLVILATPPGFRPQHFKYAVEAGKHVFMEKPASVDPTGARSIIETGDLAAEKGLAVVAGTLYRRQDSFVEGVKRIHAGRIGDIVSASEYYLTGPIWLRPRKPGMSDMEWQCRNWYYFTWLSGDQIVEQFVHNLDVINWVMQGPPVSCIGSGGRTQRVDPNYGHIYDNFSIEYVYENGVRVTAMCRQMENCYSRVSNRIIGTKGIADLNPDHSIITTHKGKVEFEFPEKGNNGYIQEHTDLINSIRENKPLNEARQIAYSTLTAVMGREACYTGQEITWDQIMGSTQNLVPDDFAFSSMQSHSVAVPGVTQMDRNYASL
- a CDS encoding WbqC family protein, with amino-acid sequence MKTDIVRIAIRPPEYLPRLHFIALMQSVDVLVLADTFQYSRQSFQNRTRVRTPQGTHWISIPLLGRQHGRPCIQTVIDSSIHWRSKHLRSISFNYSQTPYFGFIADGLQTLYQSEQAYLADVTCQSVEMMQQMYQVGCTVVRASALAGCPASLQGILELMPAKTLVVPADDLHQAEAAPIPVEVLHLDETAYRQQFEGFYPGTSALDLLCNYGPEAPGMVRDSLKIVQ
- a CDS encoding GH116 family glycosyl-hydrolase; this translates as MAAPYPSEKQTRRHFLAKTLSPLAALWLQSCAGSRPSAGTGSTSRRAPGNDHPLLRLSYPKESFVSREMRIEQVDTPVWLAEGHKNWHQKGAFPYTYRVNTDAKSVSWADAQGKLHTPPAGLRSSTPLGGIGTGTLELRADGRLADWQILNNSPGGGNKFDIDDAFFAIRTQLPGSAPHAVTMRTHPPAELPAVRTLGYSSAFPVTRLRPVDDAIPLNVSLHAHGLVNMVDPTLAALPGVVFSFQLHNPTREPVETAVMFNLPNFIEGTFRTERGLVLSRSGQDAAAGELCIGFSSNLAVSSMVSADLDELWETFSTQGHFEGTTSMGLFEHGAVASNLTIAPGASRAVTLILSWRFPNRFVGVPNVGNAYARRFSTASSVSDTIVNRLPVAWRAMQAWNDLFTRTTLPPAVQVGLRDSIGQLYKTSFCAVDGRWRMWDAFADAGLSSLDTMLYRALPLLLLDHTMLKSVLRAYAFTQDASGRINDTLGEGSRLPMDASPAPTKSTSNAAFFILASAYVDFTGDMAFLKEMWPHLLKAMNWQLSITTPEGLPSNLPALNDWQFDEEGVLLHDALLHLAGLHGLSRMARMLDRETEVTQLAAVLKTGISGLESLLGSPSGYKISTARTSPATASDPNLLIGLLWADLLGLSPALDPEQRSALLKRMADTNAPPISIKQSDATQQTIAPAMVMNWAAASIQSGRRTSDALAPLEQLLNHQQAALADGFGFYERLSIPAGQPYSTPNHASHLAIWFVVVALSGQYYDGFNQKLRFTPRVGNGARLPFFTPTASGLLTIQKSGKYTLEVIAGRLELRQLEIGDSIVYRDILLEEGQVAELSS
- a CDS encoding sugar phosphate isomerase/epimerase family protein, with translation MQRRTFLKRTGGALIATPWIWSKAAQPVAAQGRHVFKKAVKFGMIQEEMTVLEKFNLLRSLGFDGVELDSPSNLDEQEVIDARKASGLPIHGVVDSVHWKQTLSHPDPAVRDEGRAGLEHALRQAKAYGASTVLLVPAVVNKEVSYADAYTRSQHEIRKVLPLAREVGVKIALENVWNHFLLSPLEFARYIDEFESPWIGAYFDVGNIVNYGWPEQWIRTLGSRILKLDIKEFSRQKRDDEGLWKGFAAPLGEGDCDWPAVRKALADIGYTGWATAEIRGGDRARLTEIIQRMNNILPE
- a CDS encoding aminotransferase class V-fold PLP-dependent enzyme; this translates as MSSYTTDFGPFDGHTWLNCAHQGPIPRVAAAAAEEAIRWKRQPFELTVERFSGVPAQLKRQLSQLIRAKEEEVILANSASYGLHLLANGLPLKAGDEILLTAGDFPSVIMPWLGLQKKGIHIRFIEPRNQVLTPEELAAAISPKTRLFCATWVHSFSGRAIDLNAMGELCRQHGVLFIANTTQAVGTRLLHVDTTPVDAITNVGFKWLCGPYGTGFCWIRASVLATMEYNQAYWLSLQTSEDLGKAKQVIRLPDSPPTSKRYDTFGTANFFNYVPWSSSLGYLLDVGVETIARHNQTLVQHLIDNLNCDKYNLLSPDAGSARSTLTLITHKDPSRNQNIYDGLKAKNIHLAFRRGNLRIAPHLYNTTDDIGTLLGLLDKLG